The nucleotide sequence GTCGATCCACGCCAGGAGGGTCGGGCAGGCGGCCCACGCGACGACGGCGGGAGCCGTCAGCGAACGCAACCCTGCGACAACACCGATCAGTAAAGCCAGCAGCAGAACAAGCGCGTGCGTCACAGCGATCCTCCTGGAAATGAAACGGCCGGCAAAGATAAGCGGAGACGGCTCGGTGCGAGCCCCTCCACCCAGGCGGACGCTAACACAGGCAGCGGCGCCGTGACACCTGCGAGCGATCAGAAGCGGCAGAACCGGATGTCAGAAGCCAGAATCGCTTTGGCGCCGATAGCGGCGAGCTCATCCATGATTTCGTTGACGCCGCGACGGGGCACCAAAGCGCGGACCGCGACCCAGCCCTCGTCGGCGAGCGGAGCGATGGTCGGCGACTCCAGTCCCGGCGTGATCGACGTGGCTTTGTCCAGCACCGAGCGTGGGCAGTCGTAATCCAGCATCAGATACTGCTGACCGAACACCACACCCTGTACGCGAGCGACCAGCTGGTCACCCGCCGCGCTTTGCCGGCGGTGGCCGGCCTCGGCACGTTCGATCAGCACCGCCTCCGAATCACACAGCGGCTCACCGAATGCCACGAGATCATGCATGCCCAGGGTTCGCCCGGACCCCACCACGTCGGCGATGGCGTCGGCCACCCCGAGTTGCACGGAGATCTCCACGGCTCCGTCGAGCCTGATGACCGTCGCGTCAATACCCTTGGCGGCCAGATCTTTTCGGACCAGATTTGGGTACGCGGTGGCGATGCGCTTGCCGGCCAGATCGGCCGGCTTCCAGTCCCGGCCGGCGGGCGCGGCGTAACGGAAACTGGATGACCCGAAGCCCAGCGCCAGCCGCTCGGACACGGGCGCATCGGAATCCAGCACCAAATCGCGTCCGGTGATGCCGAAGTCGAGTTCCCCCGAACCGACGTAGATGGCAATGTCCTTGGGCCGCAAAAAGAAGAACTCGACCTGGTTGACCGGGTCGATGACGGTGAGGTCCTTGGGGTCGGTGCGACGCCGATAGCCGGCCTCGGAGAGGATCTCGCTGGCCGGCTCGCTCAGCGTGCCCTTGTTGGGAACCGCAACGCGCAGCATGCTCACAGCTTCCGGTAGATGTCGTCGAGCGACAGTCCGCGCGAGATCATCAGCACCTGCGTCCAGTACAGCAGCTGGCTGATCTCCTCGGCTAACGCCTCGTCGGGCTCGTGCTCGGCCGCCAGCCACACCTCGCCGGCCTCCTCGAGGATCTTCTTGCCCAGAGCGTGTACCCCGCCGTCCAGCGCGGCGACGGTGGCGCTGCCCGCGGGGCGGGTGCGCGCGCGGTCGCCGAGTTCGGCGAACAGCTCCTCGAAGGTCTTCACGGCGAGCGATTGTTTCACGACGCCGCGAGCAAAGTCACCTCGGTTTAGCTCATTCCGGCCCGGCTCCCGTAATGTAGGCAGTAATTAACCCACCTAACTAACTAGCGGATGGAGTCGGCATGGCCCGTACCGAGAACGACACCTGGGATTTGGCGTCCAGTGTGGGTGCGACCGCAACCGCGGTCGCGGCGCAGCGCGCGCTGGCCTCCCAAGGTCCGGATCGGCTGCTGGACGACCCCTGGGCCGACCCGCTCGTGCGCGCCGTGGGCATCGACACCCTGATCAAGCTGCTCGACGCAAAGCCCGGGGACGGCGACAAGCCCGGGTTCAACCGGCAGACCCTGATCCACCAAATCACCGTGCGCACCCGGTACTTCGATGACTTCTTTACCCGGGCCGTCGATGCGGGCGTCCGGCAGGCGGTGATCCTGGCATCCGGCCTGGACACCAGGGCCTACCGACTGCCGTGGCCGCCGGACGCCGTGGTGTACGAAATCGACCAACCCGGGGTGATCGACTTCAAGACCCGCACGCTGGCCGATCTGGGCGCCGAACCGACCGCAACACGCAGGACCGTCGCGATCGACCTGCGTGACGACTGGCCCTCGGCACTGACGGACGCCGGACTCGATCCCACCAAGCCGACCGCGTGGAGCGCCGAAGGCCTGCTCATCTACCTGCCGCCGGACGCGCAGGACCGCTTGTTCGACAACGTCGCCGCGCTGTCGGCGCCGGGCAGCCGAATCGCTTGCGAGCACATGGATTTCGCCAACATTCCTTCGGATTGGGCGCAACGGCTTACCGAGCGGTCCCGGCGCGGCGGCTCCGAGATCAACCTGGCCGAGCTGTTCTACACCGGTGACCGCACCAGCGCCAGCGAATACCTCGCCGGCCACGGTTGGCAGGTCGACATCAAGACAACCAAAGAAGCCTACGCGGCCAACGGTTTTCCGGTTCCGCAAGACGAGATGGCCTCACTCGGTGACGCCGCCGGCTACCTGACGGCGCTGCGCGTCTGAGCGAGAGTTCTTAGTCCTCCGGGTTGTAGCCGAGATTGGGGCCGAGCCAGCGCTCGGCTTCGGGCAGGGTCCAGCCCTTGCGCTTCGCGTAATCGGCGACCTGATCCTGGGCCATCCGGCCGACCACGAAGTACTGCGACTGCGGGTGCGAGAAATACCAGCCGCTGACGGCGGCGCCGGGCCACATCGCCATCGACTCGGTCAGCTCGATGCCGGTCCGCTCGTGGACGTCCAGCAACTTGAAGAGCGTCACCTTCTCGGTGTGCTCCGGGCAGGCCGGGTAGCCCGGCGCTGGGCGGATTCCCACGTACTTCTCGTCAATGAGTGCCTCGTTGTCCAGCTGCTCGTCGGGCTGGAACCCCCAGAACTCCTTACGGACCCGTTGGTGCATCCGTTCGGCGAACGCCTCGGCCAGCCGGTCGGCGAGCGACTCCAGCAGGATCGCGCTGTAGTCGTCGTTGGCCGCCTTGAACTCCGCGATCTTGTCGCCGGCGCCGAGCCCCGCGGTGACGGCGAACGCGCCGACGTAGTCGGCCAGACCCGTGTCCTTGGGTGCGATGTAGTCGCCCAGCGAGCGGTTCGGGACGCCGTCGCGGTGCTCGCCCTGCTGGCGCAGGTTGTGCAACGTGGTCAGCACCTCGGTACGGGTGTCATCGGTGTACACCTCGATGTCGTCTCCGACGGCGTTGGCGGGAAAGAACCCGATCACCCCGTTGGCGGTCAGCCACTTCTCCTTGATCACGGTGTCGAGCATCTCCTGGGCGTCGTCGTACAGCTTGCGGGCGGCCTCGCCGGAGGCCGGGTTGTTGAGGATGTCGGGGAATCTGCCCTTCATCTCCCAGGCGTTGAAGAACGGCTGCCAGTCGATGTACTCGCGCAACTCGGCGAGGTCGTAGTCCTGATAGTCCCGCACCCCGAGCCCCTGGGCCGGCGCCGGCGGCGTGTAGCCATCCCAGTCGATCGGGGTCCGGTTCGCGCGGGCCTTCTCCAGTGTCAGCATCGGCCGCTCGTTTTTCTGCGAGTGCCGTTCCCGCAGGGACGCGTATTCCTTCTCGGTGGCCTCCAGCAGTGCCGGCCGCTGCTTGTCGTCGAGCAGCGCGGCGGCGACCGGCACCGAGCGCGACGCGTCCTTGACCCAGACCACCGGACCGCTGCGACGCGGCGCAATTTTCACCGCCGTGTGCGCGCGCGAGGTGGTCGCGCCGCCGATCAGCAGCGGGATTTCCAGCCCCTCGCGTTGCATTTCGGCGGCGAAGTTGCTCATCTCGTCCAGCGACGGGGTGATCAGCCCGGACAGCCCGATGATGTCGGCGTCGTGTTCGGCCGCCGCGGCCAAGATCTTCTCGGCCGGCACCATCACGCCGAGGTCGATCACTTCAAAGTTGTTGCACTGCAACACAACCCCGACGATGTTCTTGCCGATGTCGTGGACGTCGCCCTTCACGGTCGCCATCACGATCGTGCCGTTGGTGTCCTTTGAGTCGGCGGTACCGTTCTGCTCCTTCTCCGCCTCGATGAACGGCAACAGGTAGGCGACGGCCTTCTTCATCACCCGGGCCGACTTCACCACCTGGGGCAGAAACATCTTGCCCGAGCCGAACAGGTCGCCGACGACGTTCATGCCGTCCATCAGCGGGCCCTCGATCACCTCGATCGGCCGACCGCCCGCCGCGGCGATCTCGGCCCGCAGTTCCTCGGTGTCGTCGTCGACGTGCGCGTCGATGCCCTTGACCAGGGCGTGCGTGATCCGCTCGCGGACCGGCAGGCTGCGCCACTCGGCGGCCTTCGGATCCTCGGATTTCTCCGAACTGTTGAAGCGTTCGGCGATCTCCAGCAGCCGCTCGGCCGCGTCCTCGCGGCGGTTCAGCACGACGTCCTCGATGCGCTCGCGCAGCTCGGGGTCGATCGAGTCGTAGGGCACCAGCGCACCGGCGTTGACGATGCCCATGTCCAGGCCGGCCTTGATGGCGTGGAACAGGAACACCGAGTGGATCGCCTCGCGGACGGGGTTGTTGCCGCGGAACGAGAACGAGACGTTCGAGATGCCGCCGGAGATGTGGACCCCGGGCAGGTTCTCCTTGATCCAGGCGCAGGCCTCGATGAAGTCGATGCCGTAGGTCGCGTGCTCCTCGATGCCGGTGGCCAGCGCGAAGCAGTTCGGGTCGAAGATGATGTCCTCGGGCGGGAAGCCGACCTGTTCGGTCAGGATCCGGTAGGCGCGCCCGCAGATCTGTTTGCGGCGCTCCAGGTTGTCGGCCTGGCCCTGCTCGTCGAAGGCCATCACCACGACGGCGGCGCCGTACTTGCGGCACAGCCGGGCCTCGCGGATGAACTTCTCCTCGCC is from Mycobacterium conspicuum and encodes:
- the hisG gene encoding ATP phosphoribosyltransferase, which encodes MLRVAVPNKGTLSEPASEILSEAGYRRRTDPKDLTVIDPVNQVEFFFLRPKDIAIYVGSGELDFGITGRDLVLDSDAPVSERLALGFGSSSFRYAAPAGRDWKPADLAGKRIATAYPNLVRKDLAAKGIDATVIRLDGAVEISVQLGVADAIADVVGSGRTLGMHDLVAFGEPLCDSEAVLIERAEAGHRRQSAAGDQLVARVQGVVFGQQYLMLDYDCPRSVLDKATSITPGLESPTIAPLADEGWVAVRALVPRRGVNEIMDELAAIGAKAILASDIRFCRF
- a CDS encoding phosphoribosyl-ATP diphosphatase, whose amino-acid sequence is MKQSLAVKTFEELFAELGDRARTRPAGSATVAALDGGVHALGKKILEEAGEVWLAAEHEPDEALAEEISQLLYWTQVLMISRGLSLDDIYRKL
- a CDS encoding class I SAM-dependent methyltransferase produces the protein MARTENDTWDLASSVGATATAVAAQRALASQGPDRLLDDPWADPLVRAVGIDTLIKLLDAKPGDGDKPGFNRQTLIHQITVRTRYFDDFFTRAVDAGVRQAVILASGLDTRAYRLPWPPDAVVYEIDQPGVIDFKTRTLADLGAEPTATRRTVAIDLRDDWPSALTDAGLDPTKPTAWSAEGLLIYLPPDAQDRLFDNVAALSAPGSRIACEHMDFANIPSDWAQRLTERSRRGGSEINLAELFYTGDRTSASEYLAGHGWQVDIKTTKEAYAANGFPVPQDEMASLGDAAGYLTALRV
- the metH gene encoding methionine synthase, with translation MEGTYVNADKPNTFTPNLRPDCTDELTAALRQRIIVIDGAMGTAIQRDRPDEAGYRGDRFTEWPTALQGNNDLLTLTQPQIIEGIHREYLEAGADILETNTFNANAISLSDYDMADLSYELNYAGAALARRAADEYSTPDKPRYVAGAIGPTTRTASISPDVNDPGARNVSYDQLVAAYLESANGLVDGGADLLIIETIFDSLNAKAAVFAVETLFEERGRRWPLIISGTITDASGRTLSGQVTEAFWNAIRHARPIAVGLNCALGAPEMRPYIAEMARIADTFVSCYPNAGLPNAFGEYDETPERQAGYIADFAEAGLVNIVGGCCGTAPPHIAEIAKVVEGKSPREVPQIETATRLSGLEPLNITDESLFVNIGERTNITGSARFRNLIKAEDYDTALSVALQQVEVGAQVIDINMDEGMIDGVAAMDRFTKLIAAEPDISRVPVMIDSSKWEVIEAGLKNVQGKPIVNSISMKEGEEKFIREARLCRKYGAAVVVMAFDEQGQADNLERRKQICGRAYRILTEQVGFPPEDIIFDPNCFALATGIEEHATYGIDFIEACAWIKENLPGVHISGGISNVSFSFRGNNPVREAIHSVFLFHAIKAGLDMGIVNAGALVPYDSIDPELRERIEDVVLNRREDAAERLLEIAERFNSSEKSEDPKAAEWRSLPVRERITHALVKGIDAHVDDDTEELRAEIAAAGGRPIEVIEGPLMDGMNVVGDLFGSGKMFLPQVVKSARVMKKAVAYLLPFIEAEKEQNGTADSKDTNGTIVMATVKGDVHDIGKNIVGVVLQCNNFEVIDLGVMVPAEKILAAAAEHDADIIGLSGLITPSLDEMSNFAAEMQREGLEIPLLIGGATTSRAHTAVKIAPRRSGPVVWVKDASRSVPVAAALLDDKQRPALLEATEKEYASLRERHSQKNERPMLTLEKARANRTPIDWDGYTPPAPAQGLGVRDYQDYDLAELREYIDWQPFFNAWEMKGRFPDILNNPASGEAARKLYDDAQEMLDTVIKEKWLTANGVIGFFPANAVGDDIEVYTDDTRTEVLTTLHNLRQQGEHRDGVPNRSLGDYIAPKDTGLADYVGAFAVTAGLGAGDKIAEFKAANDDYSAILLESLADRLAEAFAERMHQRVRKEFWGFQPDEQLDNEALIDEKYVGIRPAPGYPACPEHTEKVTLFKLLDVHERTGIELTESMAMWPGAAVSGWYFSHPQSQYFVVGRMAQDQVADYAKRKGWTLPEAERWLGPNLGYNPED